One window from the genome of Nocardioides panaciterrulae encodes:
- a CDS encoding ammonium transporter → MDGYYAWMIVATALVLMMTTPALALFYGGMSRSKSVLNMMMMSYVALGVVGIVYVLWGWSMSFGPSDVGGVFANPFSLFGLEGVAGGSYIAVCFQMTFAVITAALISGAIADRVKLSAWVVFLPLWVTLSYFPLGHMVWGGGFISQHLGAQDYAGGTVVHINAGVAGGVLALIIGKRVGFGKEPMKPHNLTLTMVGAGLLWFGWYGFNVGSIVLAGGGEKADTRQFMTETGVTFLNTTIATCAAMLAWLAVERVLHGKATSLGAASGIVAGLVAITPSCGAVDTLGAIVIGAVAGALCAWAVGLKYKMGLDDSLDVVGVHLVGGIVGTVLIGFLSTSSAPGGIDGLFYGGGLGPLGDQVGAAGIAIAWSAVCTTVIGLAIRHTIGWRVSDEAEVEGIDSDQHGEAAYDLGTGLGRGLPSSGVLAATQGRAPVTEGAPA, encoded by the coding sequence GTGGACGGCTACTACGCCTGGATGATCGTGGCGACGGCCCTCGTCCTGATGATGACGACCCCGGCGCTGGCCCTGTTCTACGGCGGCATGAGCCGGTCGAAGTCCGTGCTCAACATGATGATGATGTCCTACGTCGCGCTCGGGGTCGTCGGCATCGTCTACGTGCTGTGGGGCTGGTCGATGTCCTTCGGCCCCAGTGACGTGGGCGGGGTGTTCGCCAACCCGTTCTCGCTCTTCGGGCTCGAGGGCGTGGCCGGGGGCTCCTACATCGCGGTGTGCTTCCAGATGACGTTCGCCGTCATCACGGCGGCCCTCATCTCGGGCGCGATCGCCGACCGCGTCAAGCTCTCGGCCTGGGTGGTCTTCCTGCCGCTGTGGGTGACGCTCAGCTACTTCCCGCTCGGCCACATGGTGTGGGGCGGCGGGTTCATCTCCCAGCACCTCGGTGCCCAGGATTACGCGGGCGGCACCGTCGTGCACATCAACGCCGGGGTGGCCGGCGGCGTGCTCGCGCTGATCATCGGCAAGCGGGTCGGCTTCGGCAAGGAGCCGATGAAGCCCCACAACCTGACCCTGACCATGGTCGGCGCGGGCCTGCTGTGGTTCGGCTGGTACGGCTTCAACGTCGGCTCGATCGTCCTCGCCGGCGGGGGGGAGAAGGCCGACACCCGGCAGTTCATGACCGAGACCGGGGTCACCTTCCTCAACACCACGATCGCCACCTGCGCGGCGATGCTGGCGTGGCTGGCGGTCGAGCGGGTGCTGCACGGCAAGGCCACCTCGCTGGGCGCCGCCTCCGGCATCGTCGCCGGGTTGGTCGCGATCACCCCGTCCTGCGGGGCGGTCGACACCCTCGGCGCCATCGTGATCGGCGCGGTCGCCGGTGCGCTGTGCGCGTGGGCGGTCGGGCTGAAGTACAAGATGGGCCTCGACGACTCCCTCGACGTCGTGGGCGTCCACCTGGTCGGCGGCATCGTCGGCACCGTGCTCATCGGCTTCCTGTCGACCTCCTCGGCCCCCGGCGGGATCGACGGCCTGTTCTACGGCGGCGGGCTCGGGCCGCTCGGGGACCAGGTCGGCGCGGCCGGGATCGCGATCGCGTGGTCGGCCGTGTGCACCACGGTCATCGGCCTGGCGATCAGGCACACCATCGGCTGGCGGGTCTCCGACGAGGCCGAGGTCGAGGGCATCGACAGCGACCAGCACGGCGAGGCGGCGTACGACCTGGGCACCGGCCTGGGCCGTGGCCTGCCCAGCTCGGGCGTGCTCGCCGCCACCCAGGGCCGGGCGCCCGTCACGGAAGGAGCACCGGCATGA
- a CDS encoding aminoglycoside phosphotransferase: MLPSERVLDLFAVPADVQPLAGGQGASVRAGDLVLSPGRDPAVCAWLNPVLARLAVRLDERPARSFRDLRIAMPVPARDGEWVVDGWGASRWEPGTTSCTDVDVLVATGRLLHAELAGAVPSRPAGLARRDDRWASAEREAFEGSPAGPDLVRRLAGLRDDTPLGPDQLVHADLAGNVLLDAAGAPVVLDLAPAWRPARWAEAVTVLDAALWLGAPLARLHDWAAGPERQAMLRAALFRLLSDVDPPLDRYEAALAPVLG, from the coding sequence GTGCTGCCTTCCGAGCGCGTCCTGGACCTCTTCGCGGTGCCCGCCGACGTGCAGCCGCTGGCCGGCGGGCAGGGGGCCAGCGTCCGCGCCGGCGACCTGGTGCTCTCCCCCGGCCGCGACCCCGCGGTGTGCGCGTGGCTGAACCCGGTGCTGGCCCGCCTGGCGGTCCGGCTCGACGAGCGGCCGGCGCGGTCCTTCCGCGACCTGCGGATCGCGATGCCCGTCCCGGCGCGGGACGGCGAGTGGGTCGTCGACGGGTGGGGTGCCAGCCGGTGGGAGCCCGGCACGACGTCGTGCACCGACGTCGACGTGCTGGTCGCGACCGGCCGGCTGCTGCACGCCGAGCTGGCCGGCGCCGTGCCGTCGCGGCCGGCAGGGCTCGCCCGCCGTGACGACCGGTGGGCGAGCGCCGAGCGGGAGGCGTTCGAGGGCTCCCCCGCCGGCCCCGATCTCGTACGCCGCCTCGCGGGCCTGCGCGACGACACCCCCCTGGGCCCCGACCAGCTCGTCCACGCCGACCTCGCCGGCAACGTGCTGCTCGACGCGGCCGGCGCCCCGGTGGTCCTCGACCTGGCGCCGGCCTGGCGGCCAGCGCGCTGGGCCGAGGCGGTCACCGTGCTCGACGCGGCGCTGTGGCTGGGCGCGCCCCTCGCGCGCCTGCACGACTGGGCGGCCGGACCCGAGCGCCAGGCGATGCTCCGGGCCGCCCTGTTCCGGCTGCTCAGCGATGTCGACCCGCCGCTGGACCGCTACGAGGCCGCCCTGGCGCCGGTGCTGGGCTGA
- a CDS encoding ammonium transporter → MTALAAAPTVLAAGAGAGLDPGLDPGDTAWLLAATALVLLMAPGLALFYGGMVRSKSVLNMMMMTFGALAVITVVWVLVGYSLAFGDDLGAGLLGDPRQYAGLGQLMSAASNGSAHVPLILFAAFQGLFCVITGALVSGAIADRARFGAWLVFVALWTVVVYAPVAHWVFDVGRAGRAGHAGGWLVNRLGLVDFAGGTAVEICSGASGLALAMVLGHRIGFGKDPMRPHNLTLVMLGAGLLWFGWFGFNAGSALGADQAAAVVFTTTLVAGAAGSLGWLALERYRDGHATSLGAASGLVAGLVAITPSCGSLSPLGAIVMGGAAGAVCAWAVGLKYRFGYDDSLDVVGVHLVGGVVGTVGIGLLATAAAPTGVDGLLYGGGVAQLGRQLTGGGVVLVYALVVSGVLGLVVDRVLGFRIDEEHEVTGIDLVVHAETAYDLHATAGARTAGHGILGAITQPAAQPSSPRREGEPRP, encoded by the coding sequence ATGACCGCCCTCGCCGCCGCCCCCACCGTCCTCGCCGCCGGGGCGGGCGCGGGACTGGACCCGGGGCTGGACCCGGGGGACACCGCGTGGCTGCTGGCCGCCACGGCGCTGGTGCTGCTGATGGCGCCCGGGCTGGCGCTGTTCTACGGCGGGATGGTCCGCTCCAAGAGCGTGCTGAACATGATGATGATGACCTTCGGGGCGCTCGCGGTGATCACCGTGGTGTGGGTGCTGGTCGGCTACTCCCTCGCGTTCGGCGACGACCTGGGGGCCGGCCTGCTCGGTGACCCGCGGCAGTACGCCGGGCTCGGACAGCTGATGTCGGCGGCCAGCAACGGTTCCGCGCACGTGCCGCTGATCTTGTTCGCGGCGTTCCAGGGTCTCTTCTGCGTGATCACCGGCGCGCTGGTCTCGGGCGCGATCGCCGACCGGGCCCGGTTCGGCGCCTGGCTCGTCTTCGTCGCCCTCTGGACCGTCGTGGTCTACGCCCCGGTGGCGCACTGGGTCTTCGACGTCGGCCGCGCCGGCCGCGCCGGCCACGCCGGTGGCTGGCTGGTCAACCGGCTGGGCCTGGTCGACTTCGCCGGCGGCACCGCCGTGGAGATCTGCTCGGGGGCCTCGGGGCTCGCGCTGGCGATGGTCCTGGGCCACCGGATCGGCTTCGGCAAGGACCCGATGCGCCCCCACAACCTCACGCTGGTGATGCTGGGCGCCGGCCTGCTCTGGTTCGGCTGGTTCGGCTTCAACGCCGGCTCCGCGCTGGGCGCCGACCAGGCGGCCGCGGTGGTGTTCACCACAACGCTGGTCGCCGGGGCCGCCGGCTCGCTCGGCTGGCTGGCCCTGGAGCGCTACCGCGACGGCCACGCGACCTCCCTCGGAGCGGCCTCCGGCCTGGTCGCCGGGCTGGTCGCCATCACCCCCTCGTGCGGCTCGCTGTCGCCGCTGGGCGCGATCGTGATGGGCGGGGCCGCCGGCGCCGTGTGCGCCTGGGCGGTCGGCCTGAAGTACCGCTTCGGCTACGACGACTCCCTCGACGTCGTCGGCGTCCACCTGGTCGGGGGCGTGGTCGGCACCGTGGGCATCGGGCTGCTCGCCACGGCGGCGGCCCCCACCGGCGTCGACGGGCTGCTCTACGGTGGCGGCGTCGCCCAGCTCGGCCGCCAGCTGACCGGGGGAGGGGTGGTCCTCGTCTACGCGCTGGTCGTCTCCGGGGTCCTGGGCCTGGTCGTGGACCGGGTGCTGGGCTTCCGGATCGACGAGGAGCACGAGGTCACCGGCATCGACCTGGTCGTCCACGCCGAGACGGCGTACGACCTGCACGCCACCGCCGGCGCACGCACGGCGGGACACGGGATCCTGGGTGCGATCACCCAGCCCGCCGCTCAACCCAGCAGCCCACGACGAGAGGGGGAGCCACGCCCATGA
- the smc gene encoding chromosome segregation protein SMC yields the protein MYLKSLTLKGFKSFASATTLQLEPGITCIVGPNGSGKSNVVDALAWVMGEQGAKSLRGGKMEDVIFAGTSGRPPLGRAEVLLTIDNSDGALPIEYAEVTISRTMFRSGGSEYAINGSSCRLLDVQELLSDSGIGREMHVIVGQGQLDTILHATPEDRRGFIEEAAGVLKHRKRKEKALRKLDSTDGNLNRLGDLLTEIRRQLKPLGRQAEVARKAAAVQADVRDARARLLADDLVTARTSLEQELADESVLLQRREQVEQAIATAREHESRLEAALREDLPALSAAQETWFALSGLRERIRGTQSLAAERVRNAAGTSETEAGHSGRDPEQLEAEAERVREQEQRIAAEVETHRAALEEAVDARKHAEDAAAEEERRITALQRAAADRREGLARLHGQVNALKSRAAAAEDEVGRLTLAREDALARAERAQRDFTSLETRVAGLDAGEEGLDAEHEAAAGQLDDVEERLAKAREEAQQADRDRGALAARKEALELGLRRKDGAGALLAASEPVSGLLGSVAALLAVRAGYETAVAGALGSAADAVAVDGADAAVAVIGRLKDDDLGRAGMLVAGAGAGAGAGAGAGAEDRAAWPELGGRATYAVDVVDCPSALRPGLTRLLWRVAVVDDLPAARALVADHPEVAAVTREGDLLGAHFAAGGSSSQPSLIEIQAAVDEAATQLADAVAATERLGFDISRLEAERLEAHKRVDVALARLHESDATLAAVAEELGQYGSQARAVRGEAERLAQAIEKAEAARDQNLAGLAELEARLGRAEDDPEEEPDTSGRERLAEQAREARQAEMDARLALRTSEERARAIHGRADSLLRAARAEREARARAAERRERLLREGRAAEAVGAAAAYVLRRLEVSVQRAAEARAQVEQARAGREQELLAVRSALRDLQRELDELVSSVHRDEMARTQQRMRIEQLEERALEELGLDPDALVADYGPGQPVPATAPDEDGTMPDPVPFVREEQQKRLRAAERALSMLGKVNPLALEEFSAMEERHKFLTEQLEDLKKTRKDLLDIVKEVDTRVEQVFTEAYADVTRAFDATFARLFPGGEGRLVLTDPANMLTTGIEVEARPPGKKVKRLSLLSGGERSLVAVAFLVALFKARPSPFYILDEVEAALDDTNLGRLLEIYEELRENSQLLVITHQKRTMEVGDALYGVTMRGDGVSAVISQRLREAESA from the coding sequence TTGTACCTGAAGAGCCTGACCCTCAAGGGGTTCAAGTCCTTCGCCTCCGCGACCACGCTCCAGCTCGAGCCCGGCATCACCTGCATCGTCGGGCCGAACGGGTCGGGCAAGTCCAACGTCGTCGACGCCCTGGCGTGGGTGATGGGCGAGCAGGGTGCCAAGTCGCTGCGCGGCGGCAAGATGGAGGACGTCATCTTCGCCGGCACCTCCGGGCGGCCCCCGCTGGGGCGCGCCGAGGTGCTGCTGACCATCGACAACTCCGACGGTGCGCTCCCCATCGAGTACGCCGAGGTCACGATCAGTCGCACGATGTTCCGCAGCGGCGGCTCGGAGTACGCCATCAACGGCAGCTCGTGCCGGCTGCTGGACGTGCAGGAGCTGCTCTCGGACTCCGGCATCGGTCGCGAGATGCACGTGATCGTCGGGCAGGGCCAGCTGGACACGATCCTGCACGCGACCCCCGAGGACCGGCGCGGCTTCATCGAGGAGGCCGCGGGCGTCCTCAAGCACCGCAAGCGCAAGGAGAAGGCGCTGCGCAAGCTGGACTCGACCGACGGCAACCTCAACCGCCTGGGCGACCTGCTCACCGAGATCCGGCGCCAGCTCAAGCCGCTGGGGCGGCAGGCCGAGGTCGCCCGCAAGGCGGCCGCGGTGCAGGCCGACGTCCGCGACGCCCGCGCGCGGCTGCTCGCCGACGACCTGGTCACCGCCCGCACCTCCCTGGAGCAGGAGCTCGCCGACGAGTCGGTGCTGCTCCAGCGCCGCGAGCAGGTCGAGCAGGCCATCGCCACCGCCCGCGAGCACGAGTCGCGCCTCGAGGCGGCGCTGCGCGAGGACCTGCCGGCGCTGTCGGCGGCGCAGGAGACCTGGTTCGCGCTGTCCGGGCTGCGCGAGCGGATCCGGGGCACCCAGTCGCTGGCCGCCGAGCGGGTCCGCAACGCCGCCGGCACCTCCGAGACCGAGGCCGGCCACTCCGGGCGCGACCCCGAGCAGCTGGAGGCCGAGGCCGAGCGGGTGCGCGAGCAGGAGCAGCGGATCGCCGCGGAGGTCGAGACGCACCGGGCGGCGCTGGAGGAGGCGGTCGACGCGCGCAAGCACGCCGAGGACGCCGCGGCGGAGGAGGAGCGGCGGATCACCGCGCTGCAGCGCGCCGCCGCCGACCGGCGCGAGGGGCTCGCCCGCCTGCACGGGCAGGTCAACGCCCTGAAGTCCCGCGCCGCCGCCGCCGAGGACGAGGTCGGCCGGCTCACGCTGGCCCGCGAGGACGCGCTCGCCCGCGCCGAGCGCGCGCAGCGGGACTTCACCTCGCTGGAGACCCGGGTCGCGGGGCTGGACGCCGGCGAGGAGGGGCTCGACGCCGAGCACGAGGCGGCCGCGGGCCAGCTCGACGACGTCGAGGAGCGGCTGGCCAAGGCCCGCGAGGAGGCCCAGCAGGCCGACCGGGACCGCGGGGCCCTGGCGGCGCGCAAGGAGGCGCTGGAGCTCGGCCTGCGGCGCAAGGACGGGGCCGGTGCCCTGCTCGCGGCCTCCGAACCGGTCTCCGGCCTGCTCGGCTCGGTGGCCGCGCTGCTGGCGGTCCGCGCGGGCTACGAGACCGCGGTCGCCGGTGCGCTCGGCTCGGCGGCCGACGCCGTGGCCGTGGACGGCGCCGACGCCGCGGTGGCCGTGATCGGCCGGCTCAAGGACGACGACCTCGGCCGTGCCGGCATGCTCGTCGCCGGTGCCGGTGCCGGTGCCGGTGCCGGCGCCGGCGCCGGTGCCGAGGACCGGGCCGCCTGGCCCGAGCTCGGCGGGCGGGCGACCTACGCCGTGGACGTCGTCGACTGCCCGTCCGCGCTGCGCCCCGGGCTCACCCGGCTGCTCTGGCGGGTGGCGGTCGTCGACGACCTGCCCGCGGCCCGGGCCCTGGTCGCCGACCACCCCGAGGTGGCCGCGGTCACCCGCGAGGGTGACCTGCTGGGCGCCCACTTCGCGGCCGGCGGCTCGTCGAGCCAGCCCAGCCTGATCGAGATCCAGGCCGCCGTCGACGAGGCCGCCACCCAGCTCGCCGACGCGGTCGCGGCCACCGAGCGGCTGGGCTTCGACATCTCCCGGCTGGAGGCGGAGCGGCTGGAGGCCCACAAGCGCGTCGACGTCGCCCTGGCCCGGCTGCACGAGTCCGACGCGACCCTGGCCGCCGTCGCCGAGGAGCTCGGCCAGTACGGCTCGCAGGCGCGCGCCGTGCGCGGCGAGGCCGAGCGGCTCGCCCAGGCGATCGAGAAGGCCGAGGCCGCCCGCGACCAGAACCTCGCCGGGCTGGCCGAGCTCGAGGCCCGGCTCGGCCGGGCCGAGGACGACCCGGAGGAGGAGCCGGACACCTCCGGGCGCGAGCGGCTCGCCGAGCAGGCGCGCGAGGCCCGCCAGGCCGAGATGGACGCCCGGCTGGCGCTGCGCACCTCCGAGGAGCGGGCCCGGGCCATCCACGGCCGGGCCGACTCGCTGCTGCGGGCCGCCCGCGCCGAACGGGAGGCCCGGGCGCGGGCCGCCGAGCGGCGCGAGCGGCTGCTCCGCGAGGGCCGTGCGGCCGAGGCGGTCGGCGCGGCCGCGGCGTACGTCCTGCGGCGGCTCGAGGTGTCGGTGCAGCGGGCCGCCGAGGCCCGGGCGCAGGTGGAGCAGGCCCGCGCGGGCCGGGAGCAGGAGCTGCTCGCCGTCCGGTCCGCCCTGCGCGACCTGCAGCGCGAGCTCGACGAGCTGGTCAGCTCGGTGCACCGCGACGAGATGGCCCGGACCCAGCAGCGGATGCGGATCGAGCAGCTCGAGGAGCGGGCGCTGGAGGAGCTCGGCCTCGACCCCGACGCGCTGGTGGCCGACTACGGCCCCGGGCAGCCGGTGCCCGCCACCGCGCCGGACGAGGACGGCACGATGCCCGACCCGGTGCCGTTCGTGCGCGAGGAGCAGCAGAAGCGGCTGCGCGCCGCCGAGCGGGCGCTGTCGATGCTCGGCAAGGTCAACCCGCTGGCGCTCGAGGAGTTCTCGGCGATGGAGGAGCGGCACAAGTTCCTCACCGAGCAGCTCGAGGACCTCAAGAAGACCCGCAAGGACCTCCTCGACATCGTCAAGGAGGTCGACACCCGGGTCGAGCAGGTCTTCACCGAGGCGTACGCCGACGTGACCCGCGCCTTCGACGCCACCTTCGCCCGGCTCTTCCCGGGTGGCGAGGGCCGGCTGGTGCTCACCGACCCCGCCAACATGCTCACCACCGGCATCGAGGTCGAGGCGCGGCCGCCCGGCAAGAAGGTCAAGCGGCTCTCGCTGCTGTCCGGCGGGGAACGCTCCCTGGTGGCGGTCGCGTTCCTGGTCGCGCTGTTCAAGGCGCGGCCCTCGCCGTTCTACATCCTCGACGAGGTCGAGGCCGCCCTCGACGACACCAACCTCGGCCGCCTGCTGGAGATCTACGAGGAGCTGCGCGAGAACTCCCAGCTGCTCGTGATCACCCACCAGAAGCGCACGATGGAGGTCGGCGACGCGCTCTACGGCGTGACCATGCGCGGGGACGGGGTCTCGGCCGTCATCAGCCAGCGGCTGCGGGAGGCCGAGTCGGCCTGA
- a CDS encoding P-II family nitrogen regulator, which produces MKLVTAVIKPHKWEDVREALETFGVNGMTVSEVSGYGRQKGHTEVYRGAEYDIALVPKIRIEVVVDDADADDVVGIVVKAAQTGRIGDGKVWVSPVDTVVRVRTGEVDGAAL; this is translated from the coding sequence ATGAAGCTGGTCACCGCGGTGATCAAGCCGCACAAGTGGGAGGACGTCCGCGAGGCGCTCGAGACCTTCGGGGTGAACGGGATGACCGTCAGCGAGGTCAGCGGCTACGGCCGGCAGAAGGGCCACACCGAGGTCTACCGCGGCGCGGAGTACGACATCGCGCTGGTCCCCAAGATCCGGATCGAGGTGGTCGTCGACGACGCGGACGCCGACGACGTGGTCGGGATCGTGGTGAAGGCGGCCCAGACCGGCCGGATCGGGGACGGCAAGGTGTGGGTCAGCCCGGTCGACACCGTGGTCCGGGTCCGCACCGGCGAGGTCGACGGGGCCGCGCTGTAG
- the ftsY gene encoding signal recognition particle-docking protein FtsY, translated as MTLLVLIVLIAVVALVVVGVGVGLLVGGNRRKTPPAGGGTGVISPPEAPTERPVEATVEAPVEVPPAPAEVPAAPTLEKPESTASRLVRLRQRLAGSQGGLGRGLLALLSRDRLDEDTWESIEDTLLTADVGVAPTQELVEKLRTRLRVEGGSAADVRAVVREELLALVDPTMDRRLQVTGADGKPGVVLVVGVNGAGKTTSVGKIARILVAEDRRVVLGAADTFRAAAVEQLATWGERVGVDVVRGPEGTDPASVAFDAVKEGVDTGADTVIVDTAGRLQNKAGLMDELGKVKRVIEKQAPVTEVLLVLDATTGQNGMIQARVFREVVDVTGIVLTKLDGSAKGGIVVAVQRELGVPVKLVGLGEGADDLAPFDAGAFVDALLGG; from the coding sequence ATGACCCTGCTCGTGCTCATCGTCCTGATCGCCGTCGTCGCGCTGGTCGTCGTCGGCGTCGGCGTCGGCCTGCTGGTCGGCGGCAACCGTCGCAAGACCCCGCCCGCCGGCGGCGGCACCGGGGTCATCAGCCCTCCGGAGGCGCCGACCGAGCGCCCGGTGGAGGCCACCGTGGAGGCGCCGGTCGAGGTGCCGCCCGCGCCCGCCGAGGTGCCCGCGGCGCCGACGCTGGAGAAGCCGGAGAGCACCGCCTCGCGGCTGGTGCGACTGCGCCAGCGACTGGCCGGGTCCCAGGGCGGCCTGGGCCGGGGCCTGCTCGCGCTGCTCTCGCGGGACCGTCTCGACGAGGACACCTGGGAGTCGATCGAGGACACCCTGCTCACCGCGGACGTCGGCGTGGCGCCGACCCAGGAGCTGGTCGAGAAGCTGCGGACCCGGCTGCGCGTCGAGGGCGGCTCGGCCGCTGACGTGCGCGCGGTCGTGCGCGAGGAGCTGCTGGCGCTCGTCGACCCCACCATGGACCGGCGGCTGCAGGTCACCGGCGCCGACGGCAAGCCCGGCGTGGTGCTCGTGGTCGGCGTCAACGGCGCCGGCAAGACCACCAGCGTCGGCAAGATCGCCCGCATCCTGGTCGCCGAGGACCGCCGCGTCGTGCTCGGCGCGGCCGACACCTTCCGGGCGGCCGCCGTCGAGCAGCTGGCCACCTGGGGCGAGCGGGTCGGCGTCGACGTCGTGCGCGGGCCCGAGGGCACCGACCCGGCCAGCGTCGCCTTCGACGCGGTCAAGGAGGGCGTCGACACCGGGGCCGACACGGTCATCGTCGACACCGCCGGCCGCCTGCAGAACAAGGCCGGCCTGATGGACGAGCTGGGCAAGGTCAAGCGGGTCATCGAGAAGCAGGCCCCGGTCACCGAGGTGCTGCTGGTGCTCGACGCCACGACCGGCCAGAACGGGATGATCCAGGCCCGGGTGTTCCGCGAGGTGGTCGACGTCACCGGCATCGTGCTGACCAAGCTCGACGGCTCCGCCAAGGGCGGCATCGTGGTGGCCGTCCAGCGCGAGCTCGGCGTACCGGTCAAGCTCGTCGGCCTCGGCGAGGGCGCCGACGACCTGGCGCCGTTCGATGCCGGCGCGTTCGTCGACGCGCTGCTCGGCGGCTGA
- a CDS encoding acyl-CoA thioesterase — MTRAIPTRDDYVAWTTMTTRWADIDVYGHMNNARYFELIDTVVNNHLAAATGTDIRQLPAIGVVAEVSCRYFAEVGYPEPVELGLVVDRVGRSSVVYRVGLFQGDREEAAAEGRFVHVYVDNADPARPVTPMPEVVRAAVTPLLRA, encoded by the coding sequence GTGACCCGTGCCATCCCCACCCGCGACGACTACGTGGCCTGGACCACGATGACGACCCGGTGGGCCGACATCGACGTCTACGGCCACATGAACAACGCCCGTTACTTCGAGCTCATCGACACGGTGGTCAACAACCACCTCGCCGCGGCCACCGGGACCGACATCCGGCAGCTGCCCGCGATCGGAGTGGTGGCGGAGGTGTCGTGCCGCTACTTCGCGGAGGTCGGCTACCCCGAGCCGGTCGAGCTGGGCCTCGTGGTCGACAGGGTCGGCCGGTCCAGCGTCGTCTACCGCGTGGGGCTCTTCCAGGGCGACCGGGAGGAGGCGGCCGCCGAGGGGCGCTTCGTGCACGTGTACGTCGACAACGCCGACCCCGCCCGGCCGGTCACGCCGATGCCGGAGGTGGTCCGCGCCGCCGTGACGCCGCTGCTGCGGGCCTGA
- a CDS encoding MFS transporter, producing MSSRLVETVVPARLGSGFRWLLASSWISNLGDGIAIAAGPLLVASQTHDAFLVALAALLQWLPPLVFGLYAGALADRLDRRLLVVVVDLLRAAVLVVLALSVLTGVVSIAVVLVAMFLLGTAEVFADTTSSTLLPMLVHRDDLAVANSRLQTGFITVNQLAGPPLGAALFATATAVPFATQAVLVALGAALISRLSVPRPGGHPGEGEQGPGQVGRDVLEGFRWVWHHAAVRTLVLTIFIFNITFGAAWSVLVLYATQRLGMGALGFGLLTTVSAVGGLIGTLSYGWITQRISLGDLMRVGLVVETLTHLALALTTSSRIAMAIFFVFGAHAFIWGTTSVTVRQRAVPSHLQGRVGGVNLIGVFGGLVVGSGVGGVLAQHGGVTAPFWFAFAGSAVFVVLIWRQLSHIAHDEPVPLAR from the coding sequence GTGAGCAGTCGCCTCGTCGAGACCGTCGTCCCCGCGCGCCTCGGCAGCGGATTCCGGTGGCTGCTGGCCTCGTCGTGGATCTCGAACCTCGGCGACGGCATCGCGATCGCCGCGGGCCCGCTGCTGGTGGCCTCGCAGACCCACGACGCGTTCCTGGTCGCGCTGGCCGCGCTGCTCCAGTGGCTGCCGCCGCTGGTCTTCGGGCTGTACGCCGGGGCGCTCGCCGACCGGCTCGACCGGCGGCTGCTCGTGGTGGTCGTGGACCTGCTCCGCGCCGCGGTGCTCGTCGTGCTGGCGCTCTCGGTGCTGACCGGTGTCGTGTCGATCGCGGTGGTGCTGGTCGCGATGTTCCTGCTCGGCACCGCGGAGGTGTTCGCCGACACCACGTCCAGCACGCTGCTGCCGATGCTCGTGCACCGTGACGACCTGGCCGTCGCGAACTCGCGGCTGCAGACCGGGTTCATCACGGTCAACCAGCTCGCCGGACCGCCGCTCGGGGCCGCGCTGTTCGCGACCGCGACCGCGGTGCCGTTCGCGACGCAGGCCGTGCTCGTGGCGCTGGGCGCCGCGCTGATCTCGCGGCTCTCGGTGCCGCGGCCCGGGGGACACCCCGGCGAGGGCGAGCAGGGGCCCGGGCAGGTGGGACGCGACGTGCTCGAGGGCTTCCGCTGGGTGTGGCACCACGCCGCGGTGCGGACGCTCGTGCTCACGATCTTCATCTTCAACATCACCTTCGGTGCGGCCTGGTCGGTGCTGGTCCTCTATGCGACGCAGCGCCTCGGGATGGGTGCGCTGGGCTTCGGCCTGCTCACCACGGTCTCGGCGGTCGGCGGACTGATCGGGACCCTGTCCTACGGCTGGATCACCCAGCGGATCAGCCTCGGCGACCTGATGCGCGTGGGGCTGGTCGTCGAGACGCTCACCCACCTGGCGCTGGCGCTCACCACGAGCTCGCGGATCGCGATGGCGATCTTCTTCGTCTTCGGCGCCCACGCGTTCATCTGGGGCACCACCTCGGTCACGGTCCGGCAGCGCGCGGTGCCCTCCCACCTGCAGGGCCGGGTCGGCGGGGTGAACCTGATCGGCGTCTTCGGCGGCCTGGTCGTCGGCTCCGGTGTCGGCGGCGTGCTGGCGCAGCACGGCGGCGTGACCGCGCCGTTCTGGTTCGCCTTCGCCGGCTCGGCGGTGTTCGTGGTGCTGATCTGGCGCCAGCTGAGCCACATCGCGCACGACGAGCCGGTGCCGCTGGCCCGCTGA
- a CDS encoding P-II family nitrogen regulator — protein sequence MKLVTAVIKPHKWEDTRAALETVGVTGMTVSEVSGYGRQKGHTEVYRGAEYDIALVPKLRVEIVVDDADADAVVQAIVASAATGRIGDGKVWVTPVESVVRVRTGDRDEAAI from the coding sequence ATGAAGCTGGTCACCGCGGTCATCAAGCCGCACAAGTGGGAGGACACCCGCGCCGCCCTGGAGACCGTCGGGGTCACCGGGATGACGGTCAGCGAGGTCAGCGGCTACGGCCGGCAGAAGGGCCACACCGAGGTCTACCGCGGCGCGGAGTACGACATCGCGCTGGTGCCGAAGCTGCGCGTCGAGATCGTCGTCGACGACGCGGACGCCGACGCGGTCGTGCAGGCGATCGTCGCCAGCGCCGCCACCGGCCGGATCGGCGACGGCAAGGTCTGGGTCACCCCGGTGGAGTCGGTCGTGCGCGTGCGCACCGGCGACCGGGACGAGGCCGCGATCTGA